Proteins encoded together in one Undibacterium sp. CCC3.4 window:
- a CDS encoding glyoxylate/hydroxypyruvate reductase A has protein sequence MPTSVIPFLASDAATTANWVAALQAALPEQRIVAFSTLSETEKKAVRIAIVANPEPAQLQQLPQLQWVHSVWAGVERLLQEAGPQAWPLVRLLDPQLAATMAEAVLAWTLYLHREMPAYARQQRQGLWQARPYRSAGSQTIGLLGLGALGAAAARSLLAAGFKVAGWSRETKQISGVRCFAGAAELPLLLAQTNILVCLLPLTAATRDLLDASMLRQLPTGASLINFARGAIVVDQDLRAALDDGHLSHAVLDVFRSEPLPAEAWQWQHPAVSVLPHCSAPTDRASAAAIVAATIRQYHADGSLPATVDRALGY, from the coding sequence ATGCCGACTTCTGTCATTCCCTTTTTAGCCAGCGATGCCGCCACCACCGCCAACTGGGTCGCCGCCTTGCAGGCCGCCTTGCCCGAACAGCGCATCGTCGCTTTCTCTACCCTCAGCGAAACGGAAAAAAAGGCGGTGCGCATCGCCATCGTCGCTAATCCCGAACCGGCCCAATTGCAGCAACTGCCGCAATTGCAATGGGTCCACAGCGTCTGGGCCGGCGTCGAACGTTTGCTGCAGGAGGCCGGGCCGCAGGCGTGGCCGCTGGTGCGTTTGCTTGACCCGCAATTGGCGGCGACCATGGCCGAAGCCGTGCTGGCCTGGACTTTGTACCTGCATCGCGAGATGCCGGCCTATGCGCGGCAACAGCGACAAGGCCTGTGGCAGGCGCGGCCGTACCGTAGCGCCGGCAGTCAAACCATCGGCTTATTGGGCTTGGGTGCACTCGGCGCGGCCGCGGCGCGCAGTTTGCTCGCTGCCGGATTTAAAGTAGCTGGCTGGAGTCGTGAAACCAAACAAATAAGCGGCGTGCGCTGCTTTGCCGGGGCCGCCGAATTGCCGCTGCTGTTAGCGCAAACCAACATCCTCGTGTGCTTGTTACCTTTGACAGCCGCCACGCGCGACTTGCTCGATGCATCCATGCTGCGGCAACTGCCGACCGGCGCATCCTTGATCAATTTCGCCCGCGGTGCCATCGTCGTCGATCAGGATTTGCGTGCCGCACTCGACGACGGTCACCTCAGCCATGCCGTACTCGATGTATTTCGCAGCGAACCCTTGCCAGCCGAGGCCTGGCAATGGCAGCACCCGGCAGTGAGCGTGCTGCCGCATTGCTCGGCACCAACCGACCGCGCCAGCGCCGCAGCCATCGTCGCTGCCACGATCCGGCAATACCATGCCGATGGCAGTTTGCCGGCGACGGTGGATCGTGCGCTGGGGTATTGA
- a CDS encoding reverse transcriptase-like protein: MPKAVNIHETSDWNAWFDGSAKPNPGACLLACIVRGPAGEVHQQTRALGYGDSSDAEYQALIAALELLLALLGPAPTVSILLRGDSQVVINDVLGSSAAAVRLQDYRARACTLMAQLPGLRLKWVPRHKNTEADALLRAPSV, from the coding sequence ATGCCCAAAGCAGTAAACATACATGAAACCAGCGACTGGAATGCCTGGTTTGACGGCTCAGCCAAACCGAACCCCGGCGCATGCCTGCTCGCTTGCATCGTGCGCGGACCGGCCGGCGAAGTGCATCAGCAAACTCGCGCACTCGGTTATGGTGACAGCAGCGATGCCGAATACCAGGCGCTGATCGCGGCGCTGGAATTGCTGCTGGCTTTACTCGGCCCGGCACCGACCGTGAGCATACTGCTGCGCGGTGACAGCCAGGTGGTGATCAATGACGTGCTCGGCAGTAGCGCCGCGGCAGTGCGCCTGCAAGACTACCGCGCACGTGCCTGCACTCTGATGGCACAATTGCCCGGACTGCGCCTGAAATGGGTTCCACGACACAAGAATACCGAAGCCGATGCCCTGCTGCGTGCGCCAAGCGTTTGA